In a single window of the Bradyrhizobium erythrophlei genome:
- a CDS encoding site-specific integrase: MFKVYCDAKGVRALPATTETVAAYIAAEAKTAKPSTIGRRVAAIRYAHKLAGLETPTDAEGVKATMRGIRRTFGGARNKKAPAVAAKMHSMVATAPDGLAGLRDRALLLLGFAGAFRRSELVALDVADIEETETGLLVRIRGSKTDQERQGVTIAIARGDIACPVKALRAWLDTAGIDSGPIFRPIDKAGTVRPSRLTCRSVANIVKAYAGRAGFDSSTFSGHSLRSGFLTSAAGKGASIFKMMDVSRHKSVETLRGYVRDAELFKDHAGAGLL; the protein is encoded by the coding sequence TTGTTCAAGGTCTATTGCGACGCCAAGGGTGTTAGGGCGCTCCCGGCAACCACTGAGACGGTGGCCGCCTATATCGCGGCAGAGGCTAAGACTGCGAAACCCTCGACCATCGGCCGGCGCGTCGCTGCGATCCGGTACGCGCACAAGCTGGCGGGGCTCGAAACCCCTACGGACGCGGAAGGGGTTAAGGCCACGATGCGCGGAATCCGCCGGACATTCGGCGGCGCCAGGAACAAGAAGGCCCCGGCGGTGGCCGCCAAGATGCACAGCATGGTTGCCACGGCCCCGGATGGCCTTGCAGGGCTGCGGGACCGAGCTTTGCTCTTGCTCGGGTTCGCTGGCGCGTTCCGCCGTTCCGAGCTGGTGGCGTTGGACGTGGCCGATATCGAGGAAACCGAAACCGGCCTGTTAGTCAGGATCCGGGGCAGCAAGACCGATCAGGAACGGCAAGGCGTCACTATCGCGATAGCCCGGGGTGACATTGCCTGCCCCGTGAAGGCGCTGCGGGCGTGGCTGGATACGGCCGGTATCGACTCCGGCCCGATCTTCCGGCCGATCGATAAGGCTGGCACGGTGCGGCCCTCGCGGCTTACTTGCCGATCGGTGGCGAACATCGTCAAGGCGTATGCCGGGCGGGCGGGTTTCGACTCCAGCACGTTTTCCGGCCACTCGCTGCGATCGGGCTTCCTGACCTCTGCGGCTGGCAAGGGCGCGTCGATCTTCAAGATGATGGACGTATCCCGGCATAAATCGGTCGAAACCCTGCGGGGCTACGTTCGCGACGCGGAACTGTTCAAGGATCATGCAGGCGCCGGGTTGCTGTAA
- a CDS encoding ribbon-helix-helix domain-containing protein: MGRKPKTTGPTARDPGAFKSVLVRVNIEGWRALKVLAVEREATLNALAVEAFNDLLKKHGKRQSVENPLLD, encoded by the coding sequence ATGGGCCGCAAGCCAAAGACCACCGGACCAACCGCCCGCGATCCTGGGGCGTTCAAATCTGTCCTGGTCCGCGTAAATATCGAGGGTTGGCGCGCCCTGAAGGTTTTGGCGGTCGAGCGAGAGGCAACGCTAAATGCGCTGGCAGTCGAGGCCTTCAATGATCTGCTGAAAAAGCACGGGAAACGGCAGTCGGTGGAGAATCCGCTTTTGGATTAG
- a CDS encoding helix-turn-helix domain-containing protein: MIVEANSATGAIMSCPKGPAIDVYAIRLSAGKIGATQDSFANAIGVPVKTLRNWEQRRRKPTGAALTLLLLIQKNPRAVLDAMTNFPTGAIT; this comes from the coding sequence ATGATCGTTGAAGCAAATTCCGCCACTGGCGCAATTATGTCATGCCCTAAAGGGCCGGCTATCGACGTGTACGCAATTCGCCTAAGCGCCGGGAAAATCGGAGCGACGCAAGACAGTTTTGCAAATGCGATTGGGGTTCCGGTAAAGACCCTGCGGAATTGGGAACAGCGCCGACGAAAACCGACAGGTGCAGCGCTCACCCTTCTGTTGCTGATCCAGAAAAATCCGCGCGCTGTTCTCGATGCGATGACTAATTTCCCCACTGGCGCAATTACATGA
- a CDS encoding SGNH/GDSL hydrolase family protein: protein MKMSRWSLILFVLIVSNVATGYVVKKNAPPKVDPQRDMLNALTRMSDIRTPFVVILGDSITQNARLPDSICGMPLINAGVGGSRASTFIPFAEEMEARNISPFLVVLALGTNDTVLDYRTNFASAYKLLIDSLPHSPIALATLPPNDRSAPDAIRRNPSALSSVDQAIRDMAATRKAPLIDLGKIVGLKTHDGIHPTAATYPLWNKAIVDGIEGAMSCKGVTAEIER from the coding sequence ATGAAAATGAGCCGGTGGTCATTAATTCTATTCGTATTGATCGTAAGCAACGTCGCGACGGGTTATGTCGTTAAAAAGAACGCGCCTCCGAAGGTTGATCCTCAGCGCGATATGCTGAATGCCCTTACAAGGATGAGCGATATCCGCACCCCGTTTGTTGTTATTCTTGGCGACAGCATCACCCAAAACGCTCGATTGCCGGATTCGATTTGCGGAATGCCCCTTATTAACGCGGGCGTTGGCGGAAGCCGCGCGTCTACCTTCATTCCCTTCGCGGAAGAGATGGAAGCCCGGAATATTTCGCCGTTCCTTGTCGTGCTCGCCCTTGGAACGAATGACACGGTATTGGACTATCGAACTAATTTTGCATCGGCCTATAAGTTGCTGATTGACAGCCTGCCGCACAGCCCCATTGCGCTTGCAACGTTGCCGCCCAACGATAGAAGCGCGCCAGACGCAATCAGACGAAACCCATCTGCCTTGAGTTCCGTAGACCAAGCAATCCGAGATATGGCAGCGACACGGAAGGCTCCGCTGATCGACCTTGGCAAAATAGTTGGGCTTAAAACTCATGACGGGATACACCCAACCGCCGCGACATATCCGCTTTGGAATAAGGCCATTGTCGATGGGATTGAGGGCGCCATGAGTTGCAAGGGTGTTACCGCCGAAATCGAGCGATGA
- a CDS encoding TIGR02391 family protein yields MNVGLFLDVDGVLTDKAINLQYAQFLKVEDKLVKLEKLYANRKITNQQFNAGFVPLFRGAGFTRNFARKHFGKIQMRTNASDLISATPNTFLVSSGPSFFIDTLAERHKLPKDRVLCSQYVFDREGSLKECIKPVNSAMKANFVKEHAKRFEVSIGVGDTEQDIEFLGHCNMRILMAGNRLEYFSVRELQPIIDVIGKLQTGGSRVPADYLIRDTVLLKRCEDILHASSSFDRPITVATQILEVRIRNKVGAPKELVGENLVCFAFNEELSKTKLRVASDDPGDQRGFTQILRGFVPAFRNKTHHHITDGISQEEAMRIVGFIDVLLRVVDDSVKVK; encoded by the coding sequence ATGAATGTAGGATTATTCTTGGACGTAGACGGAGTCCTGACCGACAAGGCAATCAACTTGCAGTACGCTCAGTTCCTCAAGGTCGAGGACAAGCTCGTTAAACTTGAGAAGCTCTACGCGAATAGGAAGATTACTAACCAGCAGTTTAATGCTGGCTTTGTTCCTCTTTTCCGTGGGGCTGGATTTACTCGCAACTTCGCTCGCAAACATTTTGGCAAAATACAAATGCGAACCAACGCGAGCGATCTCATTTCTGCGACCCCAAATACGTTTCTGGTCTCTAGTGGGCCAAGTTTTTTTATTGATACGCTCGCGGAGCGCCACAAGCTGCCGAAAGACCGTGTTCTGTGCTCGCAATACGTATTCGATCGCGAGGGATCGCTCAAGGAGTGCATCAAGCCAGTGAACAGTGCGATGAAGGCTAATTTTGTGAAAGAGCACGCGAAGAGGTTCGAAGTTTCGATTGGCGTCGGGGACACCGAACAGGACATTGAGTTCCTAGGTCATTGCAACATGCGCATCTTGATGGCCGGAAATCGTCTCGAATATTTCAGCGTGCGGGAACTACAACCGATCATAGACGTCATTGGCAAATTACAGACAGGCGGCAGTAGGGTACCCGCCGACTATCTTATTCGGGACACGGTGTTGTTAAAAAGATGCGAGGACATTTTACACGCGTCGTCTAGCTTTGACCGGCCGATTACCGTTGCCACGCAGATTTTGGAGGTTCGGATAAGAAATAAGGTGGGAGCGCCAAAAGAACTCGTTGGCGAAAATTTGGTTTGCTTCGCATTCAATGAGGAATTATCAAAGACCAAACTTCGAGTAGCTAGCGACGACCCAGGCGATCAGCGTGGCTTCACTCAAATCTTGAGAGGTTTCGTCCCGGCGTTTCGTAACAAGACGCATCACCACATCACAGACGGTATCTCCCAAGAAGAAGCAATGCGCATTGTTGGCTTTATCGACGTACTATTGCGGGTGGTCGACGATTCCGTAAAGGTAAAATAA
- a CDS encoding PEP_CTERM-anchored TLD domain-containing protein: MNIKSLLLATVWVLTWDCSARSATLLTAPDGSEIQTWLDATGLYSGSLQFTNIYEESAGDTPTTFHSAVDGKGPTITLMSVTFGNQTAVIGGFDPQSWSSSTGYNMVSDPAQRTAFIYNLTTGLLQPETSAASGAYQTSNYSGYGPAFGGGYDIGLYNGSLNNGYAFAYSYGSGCVNDCEANGNILGLSGQTFFSVGQLEVFTISEAVPEPSTWAMMILGFAGIGFMAYRRKQNGPAFSVA, from the coding sequence GTGAATATTAAATCCCTTCTGCTCGCAACCGTTTGGGTACTGACTTGGGACTGCTCCGCGCGGTCTGCTACTTTGCTAACCGCACCGGATGGGAGTGAGATCCAGACGTGGTTGGATGCAACCGGCCTTTACTCAGGCTCTCTGCAGTTCACAAACATCTATGAAGAATCTGCAGGAGACACCCCGACGACGTTTCACAGCGCGGTCGATGGAAAAGGGCCAACAATCACGCTCATGTCGGTAACCTTTGGGAACCAAACCGCGGTCATTGGCGGCTTCGATCCGCAAAGCTGGAGTTCTTCCACAGGTTACAACATGGTTTCCGATCCAGCGCAAAGAACAGCTTTTATCTACAACTTAACAACCGGCCTGTTGCAACCCGAAACAAGCGCTGCTTCTGGCGCCTATCAAACCTCGAATTATAGTGGCTATGGCCCGGCGTTTGGTGGGGGATACGATATTGGTCTTTATAATGGCAGTCTGAACAATGGATATGCCTTTGCATATTCTTACGGGTCGGGATGCGTTAACGATTGTGAGGCCAATGGGAATATCTTAGGGCTGTCCGGCCAAACTTTCTTCAGCGTAGGTCAACTTGAGGTTTTTACAATTTCGGAGGCCGTCCCCGAACCCTCGACCTGGGCCATGATGATCCTGGGCTTTGCTGGCATCGGCTTCATGGCGTATCGGCGGAAGCAGAACGGACCGGCGTTTAGCGTAGCCTGA
- a CDS encoding VanZ family protein produces MHQRVQKFLWRVADFKFIAIAAWASVAVLAYATLAHVGFVYSIYFKLAPFLLQADMRTYAHFEHVIAFMIFGGIFAFAYPKRIIFVCCVVFLSAVILEYLQTFTPDRHGTLIDAFEKIVGGALGIFAARAIRTRTSGRFRINPWRRYSA; encoded by the coding sequence ATGCACCAGCGCGTTCAGAAATTCCTTTGGCGAGTCGCGGACTTCAAATTCATCGCTATCGCCGCTTGGGCGTCTGTTGCAGTTCTCGCCTATGCCACCCTGGCGCACGTCGGATTTGTGTACTCCATATATTTTAAGCTCGCACCATTCTTGCTGCAGGCAGACATGAGAACCTACGCGCATTTCGAACACGTCATTGCATTTATGATTTTCGGAGGAATTTTCGCTTTCGCGTACCCCAAGCGCATCATTTTCGTTTGCTGCGTCGTCTTTTTGAGCGCCGTCATTCTAGAATACTTACAGACCTTTACGCCCGATCGCCATGGCACACTGATTGATGCATTCGAAAAGATAGTCGGGGGCGCGCTCGGAATCTTTGCCGCTCGCGCAATCCGCACGCGTACCAGCGGTAGGTTCAGAATTAACCCGTGGCGTCGATATTCAGCTTAA
- a CDS encoding PEP-CTERM sorting domain-containing protein: MRRVIFCLVLTFSGALQAEATTYDYVGQPFTSFTGGCTTVPSPCSNIIGSVTFNFDTSHFTGNLILSSGDTAFLTEGINPTSPLGPLVPVFPSSTILFNPQQISFVSELSGNFTLVNGSITSWALGGDTHLVGCGGGPGCESGSSSVGTTPTSDQSSAFQQASNAFGGSWGASNDGGGVWTEEGLAAVPEPSTWAMLLIGFAGIGFLSLQNRKRLSFSG; the protein is encoded by the coding sequence ATGCGCAGGGTCATCTTTTGTTTGGTGTTGACGTTCAGTGGTGCCCTTCAAGCTGAGGCGACCACGTATGACTACGTCGGACAACCATTCACGAGCTTTACAGGTGGTTGCACTACCGTTCCTTCGCCCTGCTCAAACATCATAGGCTCCGTCACGTTCAATTTCGACACTTCCCATTTTACTGGAAATCTAATCCTATCTTCTGGCGACACCGCGTTCCTTACGGAGGGCATAAACCCAACGTCTCCTCTTGGGCCTCTTGTTCCTGTTTTTCCTTCTTCGACGATTTTGTTTAATCCCCAACAAATAAGCTTTGTTTCGGAACTTTCTGGAAATTTCACTCTGGTAAATGGCTCAATTACGTCGTGGGCTTTAGGTGGCGATACCCACCTTGTAGGATGCGGTGGCGGTCCGGGCTGCGAAAGTGGGAGTTCAAGCGTAGGCACGACACCGACTAGCGATCAGAGTTCGGCGTTTCAACAAGCATCAAATGCTTTCGGCGGGAGTTGGGGTGCGAGTAACGACGGCGGCGGCGTTTGGACGGAAGAAGGACTAGCGGCCGTTCCCGAACCCTCGACATGGGCGATGCTGCTGATCGGGTTCGCTGGGATTGGCTTTCTGTCGTTGCAAAACCGAAAGCGGCTGAGCTTTTCGGGCTAG
- a CDS encoding acyltransferase family protein, translating into MQHVKSLDGIRGLAVSLVVLFHFGILPSGWIGVQIFFVLSGYLITSILLRAKERPLGEYLGRFYWRRSLRIFPLYFVFLAVAAIVYSEAGKPRSFDVDWPYLLTYTTNFGRLRSTDVGPTFVHLWSLAIEEQFYLLWPLLVYLLPLVTFKRIVVALLFLSPLARLGLYFAFRGQDADWIGRNIYCLPISQFDAFAAGAAIVLWRLQELKCAPRLLAFALLVTAICGAAVLVHEHLVYRAAMKWTFGYSMFLMPASGFVWGYSLLNLLSVALIICALQRLLALRLLESPPLVRVGTISYGIYVYHLPILLVANSLLISRAAIFFLYCSAVLIISEISFRFLEAPFLRLKEKKIPLRILQNEY; encoded by the coding sequence ATGCAGCACGTCAAATCTCTAGATGGCATCCGCGGCTTGGCCGTCTCGCTCGTTGTTCTCTTCCACTTCGGCATTTTGCCATCTGGCTGGATCGGGGTGCAGATTTTCTTCGTACTATCCGGCTATCTGATCACCAGCATTTTGTTGCGCGCAAAAGAAAGGCCGCTGGGCGAATATCTGGGTCGCTTTTACTGGCGCCGATCACTCCGCATCTTCCCGTTATATTTCGTGTTTCTGGCGGTCGCTGCCATCGTCTATTCGGAGGCCGGTAAACCTAGATCTTTCGACGTCGATTGGCCATATCTGCTAACCTACACCACGAATTTTGGGCGGCTTCGATCAACGGATGTTGGCCCGACTTTCGTCCATCTGTGGTCACTGGCGATAGAAGAACAGTTTTATCTGCTCTGGCCGCTGCTCGTTTATTTGCTGCCCTTGGTGACGTTCAAGCGCATCGTCGTTGCTCTATTGTTTCTGTCGCCACTCGCTAGACTTGGCCTCTACTTCGCTTTCCGGGGCCAAGACGCCGACTGGATCGGGCGCAACATCTATTGCCTGCCGATCTCGCAATTCGATGCCTTCGCTGCGGGTGCAGCAATCGTCCTGTGGCGGCTACAAGAATTGAAGTGCGCGCCCCGTTTACTCGCCTTTGCGCTACTTGTGACCGCGATATGCGGAGCCGCGGTGCTGGTTCACGAACATTTAGTCTACAGGGCGGCGATGAAATGGACGTTCGGCTATTCGATGTTCTTAATGCCGGCCAGCGGTTTCGTGTGGGGCTATTCGTTGCTCAATTTATTATCAGTCGCTCTCATCATCTGTGCTTTGCAGCGATTGCTGGCGCTGCGGCTTTTGGAATCCCCGCCGCTCGTTCGCGTCGGCACTATCTCCTACGGAATCTATGTTTATCATCTGCCGATTCTGTTGGTGGCAAACTCATTGCTAATTTCGAGAGCGGCGATCTTTTTTCTCTACTGTTCTGCTGTTCTGATTATATCCGAGATCAGCTTTCGCTTCCTGGAAGCGCCGTTCCTGCGCTTAAAGGAGAAGAAAATCCCGCTGCGGATACTTCAAAACGAGTATTAA
- a CDS encoding 2OG-Fe(II) oxygenase, with translation MLQSWDRDALKTAFATAKPIPFVKIDNFLVPEAAAEIAASYPPFERALEQGRTFSSVNERRKVQVTNAKLFSAPVSRLNKLLASPEFLSDLSYITGMPNVLADELLLGGGIHMTGPGGRLDVHVDFNYIEDRQLHRRLNLLLYLNSPWDPRWGGQFQLWDKEVKHCIETFDPIFNRCVIFETNETSFHGVVPVSPEAPLPRKSFATYYYTKEAPTHWNGVSHSTVFKARPDEKAKALLLMPAEATRDRIDVGIRKLKDGIKKVIGR, from the coding sequence ATGTTGCAGTCATGGGATCGCGACGCCCTGAAGACGGCGTTCGCAACCGCCAAGCCGATTCCTTTCGTCAAGATTGACAACTTTCTAGTTCCTGAAGCTGCCGCAGAGATTGCAGCGTCCTACCCCCCATTCGAGAGGGCGCTGGAGCAGGGAAGAACATTTTCCAGCGTCAACGAACGTCGCAAGGTTCAGGTCACGAATGCCAAATTGTTTTCAGCGCCCGTGTCTCGCTTGAACAAGCTGCTGGCATCACCCGAGTTCTTATCGGACCTCTCTTACATCACGGGAATGCCCAACGTCCTCGCCGATGAACTGCTGCTTGGCGGCGGGATTCATATGACGGGGCCGGGCGGTCGCCTGGATGTGCATGTTGATTTCAACTACATCGAAGACCGCCAACTTCATCGCCGTCTAAACCTTCTTCTCTATTTGAACTCGCCGTGGGACCCTCGCTGGGGTGGTCAATTCCAACTTTGGGACAAAGAGGTCAAACATTGCATCGAAACATTCGATCCGATCTTCAATCGGTGCGTCATATTCGAGACTAACGAAACAAGTTTTCACGGCGTCGTGCCGGTCTCGCCGGAAGCACCATTGCCAAGAAAATCATTTGCGACCTACTACTATACGAAGGAAGCCCCCACTCACTGGAATGGCGTCAGTCACAGCACTGTTTTCAAAGCTCGGCCCGACGAAAAGGCGAAGGCGCTTTTGCTGATGCCTGCGGAGGCCACAAGAGACAGAATTGATGTGGGTATTCGCAAATTAAAGGACGGCATCAAGAAGGTTATCGGGCGCTGA
- a CDS encoding beta strand repeat-containing protein → MTIGLLSFASFASLGNNNRVTINALTGSGWANLAKGFSFNVPASIADSNGYPTSTPSSAISAQGSFPAAYYGQFVWSYSGAADTQWGGMPAIIYSGAQFVAGSGNVGGKGSTTTNTTIQAALGTNPRVVFKFGALVASVSGGNGSLVTITTTLNIAFGSGLDTGSQVSFSVGCSSNLVNGPNSDGSWTITNVSGTQFTLNGSTGVVNPTVTGTGGPSVQTEAALLNTGPTLSILNTGTLSGFTNLVVCTAANETAVLAGQINDPTLRDQYKYLMNHASAPMSQRGWLRFMDTSGVQGSYECDFANRMPASYICYNTTNYFPLAYQVGTITNTSDALTCADTSPVSVLSSGAYVDSAIVQGTVSAVNATANPTLAVGTGPAAPIFDFTSNPNLLIISAPAASAGLTMQWTFSASGWTLPQLFGGSTYTFSYTTSTNGPAGKDDTVSAANLCANLIVALSADATLAAAKIGFGNSGPAIQVYPRTAQAGALTIAYVPGPAICTVGRIAPGVPVTSATYTSATGHLVLNFSVGSLLWNIQNANPLQVSGLTGTGSVSSLNSQLNVISTTSNSVTLQAPSSLGTITINNNSGVIGDGVTTLTSGTAATFIYNKILGGWIYKAGGMVVSIPFEAIAELCNQVGAHCWYNWPVYTKAAFITSVTNFFGDATTGLTSGLRFGTEVGNELWNFSQGPFAKCLYLGFGIGIYTPVAGNSEAQQWSWGALRTIQYGNLSKTAWTGKGRSLSDHYILQMGAQKEAFTGSQNFTVNGLQGAVLTTSNPIYNSWSAFAGGLGVADYSTVGNRPIDGKDSNGAYVTATGHADYWYSDYLRETADNNQNTTIFGTVSDNATWLQASLDYTNGNTASAFSAMAAMFSTQRGSASIVSGSCSTNGKLTLTLSGPINITTQPTVGDVVYLFQLTGTGLSNVNTQGGFTTISPTSGTTATLNVPGLVSGSINITGGAMVDWTASTINPLQNANWVAFQFFWANFESVVGSFDGARTSNGLSVAGIMHYEGAPQWSVSNSAINGTNSTTATSDLVTQMTNLGWNVSAYGASVAVVAQQVLNLIQGWKLDTTNAGAAANTGSYKNMIKTNYYSALVAASAGKGREVKPAQYGYEANIWGLFPGVYSLGGQYTNYDAIHEWNQ, encoded by the coding sequence ATGACGATCGGGCTTCTTTCATTCGCGTCGTTTGCGTCGCTCGGCAACAACAACCGCGTCACGATCAACGCTCTAACCGGCAGCGGATGGGCTAATCTCGCCAAGGGCTTTTCATTCAACGTACCGGCTAGTATCGCCGATTCAAATGGCTATCCAACCTCAACACCATCCTCCGCGATATCAGCACAGGGGTCGTTTCCCGCTGCATATTACGGGCAGTTTGTCTGGAGTTATTCTGGCGCGGCTGACACCCAATGGGGTGGAATGCCCGCGATCATCTATAGCGGAGCGCAATTCGTCGCGGGCTCTGGTAACGTTGGCGGCAAGGGTAGCACCACAACCAATACAACGATTCAGGCGGCCCTCGGAACAAACCCACGCGTCGTCTTCAAGTTTGGTGCGCTCGTTGCATCCGTCAGTGGTGGCAACGGCTCACTCGTAACGATCACGACAACCCTAAATATTGCATTCGGTTCGGGCTTAGACACCGGATCGCAAGTATCGTTTTCGGTTGGATGCAGCTCTAATCTCGTCAACGGTCCAAACTCGGACGGATCATGGACGATTACGAACGTCAGCGGCACGCAATTCACGCTCAACGGATCGACAGGCGTAGTCAACCCGACCGTGACGGGGACAGGAGGCCCCAGTGTACAGACAGAAGCGGCCCTTTTAAACACGGGGCCAACGCTTTCTATTCTGAATACCGGAACGCTTTCGGGATTCACCAATCTGGTGGTCTGCACGGCGGCGAACGAGACGGCTGTTCTTGCCGGTCAGATCAATGATCCGACGTTGCGGGACCAGTACAAATATCTGATGAATCACGCGAGCGCGCCAATGTCGCAGCGCGGCTGGCTGCGTTTCATGGATACGAGCGGCGTGCAGGGCAGCTATGAGTGTGACTTCGCCAACCGCATGCCAGCGAGCTATATATGTTACAACACCACCAATTATTTCCCGCTGGCTTATCAGGTAGGCACGATCACTAACACCAGCGATGCGCTGACGTGCGCCGACACAAGCCCCGTATCGGTTCTGAGCAGTGGCGCTTACGTTGACAGCGCCATCGTGCAGGGGACCGTTAGTGCAGTCAATGCTACGGCCAATCCAACGCTTGCGGTTGGCACAGGGCCTGCGGCCCCTATTTTCGACTTCACGTCGAACCCAAATCTGCTGATTATCTCAGCACCAGCGGCGTCTGCCGGCCTGACCATGCAATGGACGTTCAGCGCGTCGGGATGGACGTTGCCGCAGCTTTTTGGTGGATCGACTTACACTTTCAGCTACACCACCTCTACGAACGGTCCGGCAGGCAAGGACGATACCGTTTCTGCCGCCAACCTATGCGCCAATCTGATTGTCGCATTGAGTGCCGACGCCACGCTGGCCGCTGCCAAGATTGGTTTCGGTAACTCAGGGCCAGCAATACAGGTCTATCCTCGCACCGCGCAGGCTGGGGCGCTCACAATAGCCTATGTTCCCGGTCCTGCGATCTGCACGGTGGGCCGGATTGCTCCAGGTGTGCCCGTGACTTCCGCCACCTATACAAGCGCGACCGGACACCTTGTCCTTAATTTCTCGGTCGGCTCTTTGCTATGGAATATCCAAAATGCTAACCCGCTTCAAGTTTCCGGTCTGACCGGAACTGGCTCGGTGAGTAGCCTTAACTCCCAATTGAATGTGATCAGCACCACAAGCAATTCGGTTACATTGCAGGCTCCTAGTAGTCTCGGCACGATTACGATCAACAACAATTCTGGCGTTATCGGAGACGGCGTTACCACGCTCACTTCTGGAACCGCCGCAACCTTCATCTACAATAAGATACTCGGTGGTTGGATTTATAAAGCCGGCGGCATGGTCGTCAGCATTCCATTCGAGGCCATCGCCGAGCTTTGCAATCAGGTCGGCGCTCATTGCTGGTACAACTGGCCGGTCTATACGAAGGCGGCGTTTATCACTTCAGTTACAAATTTTTTTGGGGATGCAACAACCGGCCTGACTTCCGGCCTCAGATTTGGCACAGAAGTCGGCAACGAGCTTTGGAACTTCTCGCAAGGGCCATTTGCTAAATGCTTGTATCTCGGTTTTGGAATCGGAATTTATACGCCGGTAGCGGGGAATAGCGAGGCCCAGCAATGGAGCTGGGGCGCGCTGCGGACTATCCAATATGGCAATTTGTCAAAGACAGCATGGACTGGAAAGGGCCGCTCGCTATCCGATCACTACATACTTCAAATGGGAGCGCAAAAGGAGGCGTTCACTGGTAGCCAGAATTTCACCGTTAACGGACTACAGGGCGCGGTACTCACTACCTCTAACCCAATCTACAATTCATGGAGCGCATTTGCTGGCGGTCTCGGCGTTGCGGATTATTCCACCGTTGGCAATCGTCCAATCGATGGCAAGGACAGCAACGGCGCATATGTCACGGCGACAGGACATGCTGATTACTGGTATTCAGACTATCTCAGAGAGACGGCAGATAACAACCAAAACACCACTATTTTTGGCACCGTCAGCGACAACGCGACATGGCTACAGGCGAGCCTCGATTATACCAACGGAAACACCGCATCGGCCTTCTCGGCTATGGCCGCGATGTTCTCCACTCAGCGTGGAAGCGCGTCAATCGTTTCCGGAAGTTGTTCCACGAACGGCAAACTGACCCTTACGCTCTCGGGCCCGATCAACATCACCACGCAGCCGACTGTCGGTGATGTCGTTTATCTGTTCCAACTAACTGGCACCGGGCTTTCAAACGTCAACACGCAGGGCGGCTTCACGACGATCTCACCGACCAGCGGAACGACGGCGACATTGAACGTGCCCGGATTGGTTTCGGGGTCGATAAACATCACGGGCGGCGCGATGGTCGATTGGACGGCTTCGACCATCAATCCTCTACAAAATGCAAATTGGGTGGCGTTTCAGTTCTTCTGGGCTAATTTCGAGTCAGTTGTCGGTAGCTTCGATGGTGCGCGAACTTCCAATGGCCTATCGGTTGCTGGCATCATGCACTACGAAGGTGCGCCGCAATGGTCGGTTTCGAACAGTGCAATCAACGGCACCAATTCAACGACAGCGACGAGCGACCTCGTTACGCAAATGACAAATCTCGGGTGGAACGTAAGCGCTTACGGCGCGAGCGTAGCCGTGGTGGCTCAACAGGTTCTAAACCTGATCCAAGGCTGGAAACTCGACACAACCAATGCCGGTGCGGCGGCCAACACCGGCAGCTATAAGAACATGATAAAGACAAATTATTATTCCGCTCTCGTAGCAGCGAGCGCGGGAAAAGGGCGTGAGGTCAAGCCCGCTCAGTACGGATACGAGGCCAATATTTGGGGACTGTTCCCCGGAGTTTATTCGTTAGGCGGCCAGTACACGAATTATGACGCTATTCACGAGTGGAATCAGTAA